One segment of Schistocerca nitens isolate TAMUIC-IGC-003100 chromosome 3, iqSchNite1.1, whole genome shotgun sequence DNA contains the following:
- the LOC126249096 gene encoding calponin homology domain-containing protein DDB_G0272472-like, with product MLVDLIKKNNEALERNAQETREREERLRKSLKEELQENREEGRIFRAALEKSSQETRESLEKRLQETNASLERNSQETRESLKEDLQEIKTSQMKMEDNLKKEMQELQERLKMDIDERERKLQRNINQVQGDVEKVEEKLTKKIEDDVEETKAELGERINKVETNCNHRIAEVAQMQKQCNEAVNGIGEKQRQWAVNLRNAVAIQLKEDNKRVEMEVKQLQQGVQHLESKTEEIDRRISNATLAVGEGIDWLNEVDAVVSFDEGTIKVKGRKGEEKRLKFAEGKAIEEEEEFRRINLCHEEETTTGYGEEEPVAEVLIYLEGLAREDRHKEDKIRKKLEEMTHLDERAKKKLAAVLYKRGCVADGGPSERKGDALIEAGERHSMSAHAQEPASDLLNDGSAARRY from the exons atgttggtagacttaATAAAGAAGAATAACGAAGCGTTAGAAAGGAATGCACAAGAaacgagagagagggaagaaaggttacgcaaatcattaaaggaagagttacaagaaaatagagaagaaggaagaatattcAGAGCAgcattagagaagagttcacaagaaacaagagaatcgttagagaagcgtttacaagaaactaatgcaTCGTTAGAaaggaattcacaagaaacgagagaatcactaaaggaagatttacaagagatcaaaacatcacaaatgaagatggaagatAATTTGAAGAAGgagatgcaggagttacaagaacgactgaagatggacatcgacgaaagagagaggaagctacagaggAACAtaaaccaagtccagggagacgtggagaaggtggaagaaaagttaacaaaaaagatagaagacgatgttgaagaaacgaaagccgagttgggagaaagaatcaacaaagtggaaacaaattgcaatcaccgAATCGCCGAGGTGgcacagatgcagaaacaatgcaacgaggcgGTTAATGGGATAGGAGAAAAGCAAAGACAATGGGCAGTAAATCTAAGAAATGCTGTAGCCATACAACTAAAAGAGGATAATAAGAGGGtggaaatggaggtcaagcagttacaacagggagtgcagcatttggaaagcaagacagaggaaattgatagacgaattagcaatgccaccttagccgttggggaag ggatagattggttaaatgaagttgatgcagtagtgagttttgatgaaggtactatcaaagttAAAGGAAGAAAAGGCGAAGaaaagaggttgaaatttgctgagggAAAGGCGATCGaggaagaggaagaattcagaagaataaatttatgTCACGAAGAGGAAACCAccacgggatacggggaagaggaaccagtagcagaagtgttgatataccttgagggactagcacgagaagatagacataaagaggacaagatcagaaaaaaattggaggaaatGACGCACCTAGATGAGAGGGCTAAGAAGAAATTAGCTGCAGTATTATACAA GAGAGGATGCGTCGCGGACGGCGGCCCCAGCGAGCGCAAAGGAGACGCGCTGATCGAAGCAGGCGAGCGACACTCGATGTCCGCACATGCTCAAGAGCCGGCGTCCGACCTTCTAAATGATGGCAGCGCGGCGCGCCGCTACTAG